The following proteins are co-located in the Phragmites australis chromosome 10, lpPhrAust1.1, whole genome shotgun sequence genome:
- the LOC133930660 gene encoding lysM domain-containing GPI-anchored protein LYP6 isoform X2 yields MPTRASAVAALLVILAAALRGATAKTTIEPCSGADACPALLGYTLYADMKVSEVAALFGADPTALLAANALDFASPGAANRILPAGTPLRVPTRCACSDGIRKSVAVRYAARPADTLASVSDIVFAGLASADQIRTANGLAAEDPDAPLDPTLTLVIPLPCVCFNSTDNSLAAVYLSYVVRVGDTVQSIAASHATTVTDISNVNAMGNPIVAPGDILAIPLPACASAFPNSASDYGLLVANGTYALTAGNCVECSCGPANLNLYCTPASLTASCSSMQCTNSNLMLGNVTAQPTSGGCSVSSCSYGGCVNGTIATL; encoded by the exons ATGCCGACGCGGGCGTCCGCGGTGGCTGCGCTGCTGGTGATCCTCGCGGCGGCGCTGCGCGGAGCGACGGCTAAGACGACGATCGAGCCGTGCTCGGGCGCGGACGCTTGCCCGGCGCTGCTGGGGTACACGCTCTACGCGGACATGAAGGTCTCCGAGGTGGCCGCGCTCTTCGGCGCCGACCCGACGGCGCTGCTCGCGGCCAATGCGCTCGACTTCGCCTCCCCGGGCGCGGCCAATCGCATCCTTCCCGCGGGGACGCCCCTCCGCGTGCCCACCCGCTGCGCCTGCTCCGACGGCATCCGCAAGTCCGTCGCCGTCCGCTACGCCGCGCGCCCCGCCGACACGCTCGCCTCCGTCTCCGACATCGTCTTCGCCGGTCTCGCGTCCGCCGACCAGATCCGCACCGCCAACGGGCTCGCTGCAGAGGACCCAGACGCGCCGCTCGACCCCACCTTGACGCTCGTCATCCCCCTCCCCTGCGTCTGCTTCAACTCCACCGACAACAGCCTCGCTGCCGTCTACCTCTCCTATGTTGTGCGAGTCGGGGACACCGTGCAATCCATCGCCGCGAGCCACGCCACCACTGTCACGGATATCAGCAACGTGAACGCCATGGGGAACCCCATTGTCGCGCCCGGCGACATCCTTGCCATCCCATTGCCTG CTTGCGCATCGGCGTTTCCAAACTCTGCTTCAGACTATGGATTGCTTGTGGCAAACGGGACATATGCGCTAACTGCTGGTAACTGTGTAGAGTGCAGTTGTGGGCCAGCGAATCTCAA TTTGTACTGCACGCCAGCTTCATTAACAGCATCATGTTCAAGTATGCAGTGCACCAATAGCAACCTAATGCTTGGTAATGTGACTGCACAACCCACTAGTGGTGGCTGCAGTGTCTCGTCTTGCAGCTATGGTGGCTGTGTTAACGGAACCATCGCAACATTGTAA
- the LOC133930661 gene encoding probable tyrosine-protein phosphatase DSP2, protein MRPHRSHRTRRNHRLLLSFWWLCPPRASEEAMKLEVTPKQRALEVEQREEAMEMSGLELWKHEKPPKICRMPPPPPECDEAALVPPLNFAMVDDGIFRSGFPETANFRFLKSLNLRSIVYLCPEPYPETNTEFLEKSGIRLYQFGIEGRKEPFVNIPDDKIREALKVVLDPRNQPLLIHCKRGKHRTGCVVGCLRKLQKWCLSSVFDEYHRFAAAKARITDQRFMELFDVSSLKHLTPSHC, encoded by the exons ATGCGCCCACATCGCTCACACCGCACACGCAGAAACCACCGCCTGCTGCTCTCGTTTTGGTGGCTCTGCCCTCCCCGTGCGAGCGAAGAAGCCATGAAGCTGGAGGTCACGCCCAAGCAGAGGGCCCTGGAGGTGGAGCAGAGGGAGGAGGCCATGGAGATGAGCGGCCTGGAGCTGTGGAAGCACGAGAAGCCCCCCAAGATCTGCcgcatgccgccgccgccgccggagtgcGACGAGGCGGCGCTCGTGCCGCCGCTCAACTTCGCCATGGTCGACGACGGCATCTTCCGCTCCGGCTTCCCGGAGACCGCCAACTTCCGGTTCCTCAAGTCCCTCAACCTCCGCTCCATCGT GTACCTGTGCCCGGAGCCGTACCCGGAGACGAACACGGAATTTCTTGAGAAGAGCGGGATCAGGCTCTACCAGTTCGGAATCGAGGGGCGCAAG GAACCATTCGTCAACATCCCCGATGACAAAATTCGAGAGGCGCTCAAAGTTGTCCTAG ACCCAAGAAATCAACCTCTGCTTATTCACTGCAAGAGAGGCAAG CACCGAACTGGCTGCGTCGTCGGATGCTTGAGGAAGCTCCAGAAATGGTGCTTATCTTCAGTCTTCGACGAGTACCATCGCTTCGCTGCTGCTAAAGCGAGGATTACTGACCAGAGATTCATGGAGCTGTTCGACGTCTCCAGCTTGAAGCATCTGACACCTTCACATTGTTAA
- the LOC133930660 gene encoding lysM domain-containing GPI-anchored protein LYP6 isoform X1 → MPTRASAVAALLVILAAALRGATAKTTIEPCSGADACPALLGYTLYADMKVSEVAALFGADPTALLAANALDFASPGAANRILPAGTPLRVPTRCACSDGIRKSVAVRYAARPADTLASVSDIVFAGLASADQIRTANGLAAEDPDAPLDPTLTLVIPLPCVCFNSTDNSLAAVYLSYVVRVGDTVQSIAASHATTVTDISNVNAMGNPIVAPGDILAIPLPACASAFPNSASDYGLLVANGTYALTAGNCVECSCGPANLNLYCTPASLTASCSSMQCTNSNLMLGNVTAQPTSGGCSVSSCSYGGCVNGTIATLLSSGLQPTCPGPHQFPPLTELPTAANHGFYSPSPAPGPGEAGGAIPGTSVPGGSNVSSANGPAGSVSRVPLMNQPHCILLLFILSLVL, encoded by the exons ATGCCGACGCGGGCGTCCGCGGTGGCTGCGCTGCTGGTGATCCTCGCGGCGGCGCTGCGCGGAGCGACGGCTAAGACGACGATCGAGCCGTGCTCGGGCGCGGACGCTTGCCCGGCGCTGCTGGGGTACACGCTCTACGCGGACATGAAGGTCTCCGAGGTGGCCGCGCTCTTCGGCGCCGACCCGACGGCGCTGCTCGCGGCCAATGCGCTCGACTTCGCCTCCCCGGGCGCGGCCAATCGCATCCTTCCCGCGGGGACGCCCCTCCGCGTGCCCACCCGCTGCGCCTGCTCCGACGGCATCCGCAAGTCCGTCGCCGTCCGCTACGCCGCGCGCCCCGCCGACACGCTCGCCTCCGTCTCCGACATCGTCTTCGCCGGTCTCGCGTCCGCCGACCAGATCCGCACCGCCAACGGGCTCGCTGCAGAGGACCCAGACGCGCCGCTCGACCCCACCTTGACGCTCGTCATCCCCCTCCCCTGCGTCTGCTTCAACTCCACCGACAACAGCCTCGCTGCCGTCTACCTCTCCTATGTTGTGCGAGTCGGGGACACCGTGCAATCCATCGCCGCGAGCCACGCCACCACTGTCACGGATATCAGCAACGTGAACGCCATGGGGAACCCCATTGTCGCGCCCGGCGACATCCTTGCCATCCCATTGCCTG CTTGCGCATCGGCGTTTCCAAACTCTGCTTCAGACTATGGATTGCTTGTGGCAAACGGGACATATGCGCTAACTGCTGGTAACTGTGTAGAGTGCAGTTGTGGGCCAGCGAATCTCAA TTTGTACTGCACGCCAGCTTCATTAACAGCATCATGTTCAAGTATGCAGTGCACCAATAGCAACCTAATGCTTGGTAATGTGACTGCACAACCCACTAGTGGTGGCTGCAGTGTCTCGTCTTGCAGCTATGGTGGCTGTGTTAACGGAACCATCGCAACATT GCTATCCTCTGGTCTTCAACCCACATGCCCAG GACCGCATCAATTCCCCCCACTCACGGAGCTGCCTACTGCAGCAAACCATGGTTTCTATTCTCCATCCCCAGCACCAGGACCTGGAGAGGCAGGTGGTGCGATTCCTGGCACATCAGTGCCTGGAGGATCCAATGTTTCTTCTGCAAATGGCCCTGCCGGAAGTGTCTCACGAGtgcctttgatgaatcaaccacACTGTATCCTCCTCCTTTTCATTCTTTCCCTAGTGTTGTAG
- the LOC133930659 gene encoding aspartic proteinase nepenthesin-1-like — translation MCTMKDSSMSQLLAYVLFLTILLTSPATSAAGLTMRADLTHVDSGRGFTRRELLSRMAARSRARAASLHQRGGHYAHPATAPVAPGTVGDFGTEYLMHFSIGTPRPQHVALTMDTGSDLVWTQCTPCPVCFDQPSPMFDPSVSNTFRAVACFDPICRPSTGLPVSACSIRNSQCFYLCSYGDKSITAGFIFRDTLTFKAPNSKGGTVAVAELAFGCGDYNTGVYTSNESGIAGFGRGPQSLPSQLKVGKFSYCFTSMFENKTSAVFLGTPDDLRAHATGPIQSTPIIQSPAIPTFYYLSLKGITVGKTRLPINESAFALKKDGSGGTIIDSGTSFTTFPQAVYGQLQSAFVAQVPLPVYRNTSEVGDKLCFSLPQGVDAAEKVHVPKLVFHLEGADMDLLPENYMVVNGGVICLMIDGAQSDMTLIGNFQQQNMHIVYDVENNKLLFVPAQCDKL, via the coding sequence ATGTGCACTATGAAGGACTCGTCGATGTCGCAGCTTTTGGCCTATGTGCTCTTCCTGACGATCTTGCTCACCTCGCCGGCCACCTCGGCCGCCGGCCTCACCATGCGTGCCGACCTGACCCACGTCGACAGCGGCCGCGGCTTCACCAGGAGGGAGCTGCTCAGCCGGATGGCCGCTCGTTCGAGGGCCCGCGCTGCCAGCCTTCACCAGCGCGGCGGCCACTACGCCCACCCGGCGACCGCGCCTGTGGCACCCGGCACCGTCGGCGATTTCGGTACCGAGTACCTCATGCACTTCAGCATCGGCACGCCGCGCCCGCAGCACGTGGCGCTGACGATGGACACCGGCAGCGACCTCGTCTGGACGCAGTGCACACCCTGCCCCGTCTGCTTCGACCAGCCGTCCCCAATGTTCGACCCCTCCGTCTCCAACACGTTCAGGGCCGTCGCGTGCTTCGACCCCATCTGCCGGCCGAGCACCGGTTTGCCCGTTTCTGCGTGCAGCATCAGAAACTCTCAGTGCTTCTACCTCTGCTCTTACGGCGACAAATCCATCACGGCGGGATTCATCTTCAGGGACACCCTCACCTTCAAGGCGCCCAACAGCAAGGGTGGCACAGTCGCCGTGGCGGAGCTCGCATTCGGCTGTGGCGACTACAACACCGGCGTGTATACTTCGAACGAGTCCGGCATCGCCGGCTTCGGCCGCGGGCCGCAGTCGCTGCCATCGCAGCTCAAGGTCGGCAAGTTCTCGTACTGCTTCACGTCCATGTTCGAGAACAAGACCAGCGCGGTTTTCCTGGGCACGCCGGACGATCTCCGAGCGCACGCCACGGGGCCGATCCAATCCACTCCGATCATACAAAGCCCTGCGATCCCAACCTTCTATTACCTTTCGCTCAAGGGCATCACCGTCGGCAAGACGCGGCTGCCGATCAACGAGTCAGCGTTCGCTCTCAAGAAGGACGGCTCCGGCGGGACGATCATCGACTCCGGCACGAGCTTCACCACCTTCCCGCAGGCTGTGTACGGGCAGCTCCAGAGCGCGTTCGTGGCGCAGGTGCCACTGCCCGTCTACCGCAACACTTCAGAGGTCGGCGACAAGCTGTGCTTCTCCTTGCCGCAGGGGGTGGACGCCGCGGAGAAGGTGCACGTGCCGAAGCTGGTCTTCCATCTGGAGGGTGCGGACATGGACTTGCTGCCGGAGAACTACATGGTGGTGAACGGCGGGGTGATTTGCCTGATGATCGACGGGGCGCAGAGCGACATGACGCTCATAGGTAACTTCCAGCAGCAGAACATGCACATCGTGTACGACGTGGAGAACAATAAGCTGCTCTTCGTGCCGGCGCAGTGCGACAAGCTGTGA